One window of the Eucalyptus grandis isolate ANBG69807.140 chromosome 8, ASM1654582v1, whole genome shotgun sequence genome contains the following:
- the LOC120286818 gene encoding germin-like protein subfamily 1 member 13 yields the protein MKSFPVSLLILALATATAFAYDPSPLQDICVAINDPKSAVFVNGEFCKDPKQANADDFTFMGFRNPGNTANPLGSKVTPATVNEFPGLNTLGISAARIDFAPGGLNPPHTHPRGTEVLVVIEGTLLVGFVTSNQLNNTLFTKVLYKGDVFVFPIGLIHFQLNTGKTPALAFASLSSQNPGVITIANSIFGAKPPISADVLTKAFQVDKKTVDYLQAQFWYDNN from the exons ATGAAGTCCTTTCCAGTTAGCCTTCTCATTTTGGCTTTGGCAACTGCAACTGCCTTTGCTTATGACCCAAGTCCTCTTCAGGACATATGCGTGGCCATCAACGACCCCAAGTCTGCAG TGTTTGTGAACGGGGAGTTTTGCAAGGACCCTAAGCAAGCCAATGCAGATGACTTCACCTTTATGGGGTTCAGAAACCCTGGGAATACTGCAAACCCACTTGGATCGAAAGTCACACCTGCAACCGTCAACGAGTTTCCAGGACTCAATACTTTGGGCATATCCGCGGCTCGCATTGACTTCGCTCCTGGAGGTTTAAACCCTCCCCACACTCACCCTCGCGGCACCGAGGTCTTGGTCGTCATCGAGGGCACACTCCTTGTTGGCTTCGTCACATCCAACCAATTGAACAATACTCTCTTCACCAAAGTCTTGTACAAAGGCGATGTGTTTGTTTTCCCAATTGGACTCATTCACTTCCAGTTGAATACTGGAAAGACCCCTGCGCTGGCCTTTGCCAGTTTGAGCAGCCAAAATCCAGGAGTCATTACCATTGCTAACTCCATCTTTGGAGCAAAGCCACCCATTTCTGCTGATGTTCTCACCAAGGCCTTCCAAGTGGACAAGAAAACTGTGGACTACCTCCAGGCACAGTTTTGGTACGACAACAACTAA